The following coding sequences are from one Pocillopora verrucosa isolate sample1 chromosome 5, ASM3666991v2, whole genome shotgun sequence window:
- the LOC131800247 gene encoding replication factor C subunit 1-like, protein MARDGPRILGSKEIPQRAENYLDGLTVVIKGILESIERVEAADLIQRCGEKVTQSVNKKTSYVVVGRDPGESKLSKENQVCYG, encoded by the exons ATGGCGAGAGATGGTCCTAGGATACTTGGTTCAAAGGAAATCCCTCAG agaGCGGAAAACTATTTGGATGGACTGACAGTTGTTATTAAGGGAATCTTGGAAAGTATTGAGAGAGTGGAGGCTGCTGATTTGATTCAAAGATGTGGTGAAAAAGTTACCCAATCAgtgaacaagaaaacaagttatgTCGTGGTGGGACGGGATCCTGGAGAGAGCAAACTATCTAAG GAGAACCAAGTGTGTTATGGGTAG